ACCAGGTGACGGCGTCACCCGTTTGTCACCGTTCCGCAACGACGACCGTGACCTGCGTCTTCACCGAATTCGCGATAAAACAGGCCTCGTGCGCCCGGTGGTGCAGCTCGCGCTCGACCTCCACGCTCGGACTTTCTCCCTCGTAACTGACTTCCGGATACAGCGTGACCGTCTCGACCCAATACCGCCCCTGCGTATCCCGCGCCATCACGCCCACCGCCCGATCACGATAAGCGGTCACCTCGAGCCCGGCCTTGGCCGCCAGCGCCAACCACCAGAGCATGTGACAACTGGAGATCGACGCCACAAACGCTTCCTCGGGATCGACGTGCGCCGGATTGCTCCACGGCGCCGGCACCACCGACGGGGCCGGCGAGGCCGGCACGGTCAGGCCGCCGTCAAACGTCCAGGTGTGCTCCCGCGAATAACGCCCCTGGGAAAACGCGGCCCCGTCCGGCCGCTGCCATGCAATGATCGCGAGGTGTTCTGCCATGTTGCAGGGGCTAACGGCCGCCACCGCCGTTGCGCAAGCTCGCGCGAGCATGACGTTGCCTTGGCGCCGCCCATGCGCCGTGCTCCTCCCATGCCGCTCACCAAGGCCCAGATCCAACGCTTGCGCAGCCTGCGTCAGAAAAAGACCCGCGAAGAAACGGGTCTGTATGTCGTCGAAGGTCCCAAGGTCGTGACTGAGCTGCTCGCCGCCGGGCATCCCTTTGCCGAGGTCTATGCCACACCCGATTGGACCCAACCCGCAGGAGCCGCCGTCGAGATCGTGACCGCCAGTGAGATGGAGCGCATGAGTCACTACCCCACCCCGTCGCCCGTGCTCGCCGTCGGTCGCATCGCCCGCGCCGAACTCGCCGCCGGCGAACTGACCCACGGTCTCACCCTCGCCCTCGATGGCATTCAGGATCCGGGCAACGTCGGCACCCTGCTGCGCATCGCCGACTGGTTTGGTTTCGAACGCGTCCTGCTCTCACCCGACTGCGCCGACCTCTTTTCCCAGAAGGTCATCAACGCCTCCATGGGCTCCTTTGCGCACATGCGCGTCATCACGACCGACCTCGCCCCCGCGCTCGCCGCGGCCGCGCCCACCGTGCCGGTCTACGGCTGCGATCTCGACGGCACGCCCCTCAGCCAACTCCAACCGCCCGTCGCCGCCGTCGTCGTGATCGGCAGCGAAGGCCGCGGACTCTCCGCCGCTGTCGCCTCCACCCTGTCCGAGCGCATCACCATTCCACGTCACGGTGGCGCCGAGTCGCTCAACGCCGCCGTCGCCGCTGGCATCGTCTGCGCCCACCTGCGGCCATGACCACGCCGATCGCCACCGACGACGCCACGTGGGCGCCGTTTCGCGCGGAGTTCCACCTGCCGCCCGACCAAATCTACCTCGACGGCAATTCGCTCGGCCTGCTCAGCCGCCGCGCCGAAGCCGCCGTGCAAACCGTGCTGCGCGACTGGGCCACCCACGGCATCGGCGGTTGGTCCGAGGGGGGCTGGATCGATCTCGCCGAGCGCACTGCCGCCGATCTCGTCCCCCTGCTCGGCGCGTCGCCTCAGGCCATCGCGCTCACCGCGCAGACCACGCTCAATCTCCACCAACTGCTCGCCACCCTCTTCGATCCGGCCCACCCCACCCGCCGCGTCATCCTGGCCGATCCGATCAACTTCGCGTCCGATGCGCACGCCATCGAAAGCCATCTCCGCCTCCGCGGACTCGATCCCGCCTCCCACCTGCGTTGGATCCGCTCCACCGATGGGCGCACGCTGGAGACCGCCGATATCGTGGCCGCCTTCACGCCCGATGTGCAGCTCGCGATCCTGCCGGGCGTGCTCTACGTGAGCGGCCAACTGCTCGACCTGCCCGCCATCAACGCCGCTGCCCGCGAGCGCGGCGTGCTCATCGGCTGGGACCTCTCCCACAGCATCGGCGCCGTGCCCCACCACCTCGAAACCGAGGGCGCCGACTTCGCCTTCTGGTGCACTTACAAATACCTCAACGCCGGCCCCGGTGCCATCGGCGGGCTCTTCCTGCACCCTCGTCATCACGAACGCCCGCCCGGCCTCGCCGGCTGGTGGGGCGTCGATCCAGTCCATCGCTTCACCCTCGATCTTGCTCATCGCCCAGCCCCCGGAGCAAGCCGGCTGCATGTGGGCACGCCGCCCATCCTCAGCCTCGCGCCGCTTGCCGGGTCGCTGGAACTCTTCCCGCTCGTCGGCGGCATCGCCGCTCTGCGCGCTCGTTCCCTTGCGCTTACCACCCATCTGCTGGCCCGCTGTGATGACACCCTCGCCGCTCTCGGCGTCACCATCGCCACGCCCCGCGACCCCGCCGCCCGCGGCGGACAAGTCGCCCTCGTCCACCCCGCCGCCGGCCGGCTTTGCCCCGCCCTGCGTGCCGCCGGTGTCGTGCCCGACTATCGCCATCCCGACGTGCTGCGCCTCGCGCCCAGCCCGTTTTACAACACCTTCGCCGACGTCGATGCCGCCATCGACCGCCTCGCCGAAATTTTGCGCTCCCAATCCTACCTCGATTGGCCCGATCCCACCACCGCCGCGCCATGAGCTTCATCGACATCACCCGACCGCTCCGCTCCGACACCCCGCCCTGGCCAGGCGACCATCCGGTGGTGTTCACCGCCGCCGCCCGCATTGCCGAGGGCAGTGCCGTCAACCTCGGCAACCTCTCCCTCAGCGTGCACAACGGCACCCACGCCGACGCCCCCTACCACTACAACGAAAACGGCACGACCATCGACCAGGTGCCGCTCGACGCCTACGTCGGTCCCGCCCAGGTCGTCGACGTCCGTGGCCACGCCACGATCTCTGTGGCCCTGCTCGAATCCCTTGGCGCCCCCACCGCCCCGCGTTTGTTGCTTCACACCGGCGCGTGGTCCGCGCCCGATCAATTTCCGGAGACGTGGCCCCTGCTCGACCTCGACGTGCCGGCCTGGTTGGCTGAACGCGGCGTGCGCGTCATCGGCCTCGACGCGCCTTCGGTCGACGCGCTCACCAGCAAGGACCTGCCGCGCCATCACGCCTGCGACCACGCC
This portion of the Actomonas aquatica genome encodes:
- a CDS encoding OsmC family protein, whose product is MAEHLAIIAWQRPDGAAFSQGRYSREHTWTFDGGLTVPASPAPSVVPAPWSNPAHVDPEEAFVASISSCHMLWWLALAAKAGLEVTAYRDRAVGVMARDTQGRYWVETVTLYPEVSYEGESPSVEVERELHHRAHEACFIANSVKTQVTVVVAER
- a CDS encoding TrmH family RNA methyltransferase; this translates as MPLTKAQIQRLRSLRQKKTREETGLYVVEGPKVVTELLAAGHPFAEVYATPDWTQPAGAAVEIVTASEMERMSHYPTPSPVLAVGRIARAELAAGELTHGLTLALDGIQDPGNVGTLLRIADWFGFERVLLSPDCADLFSQKVINASMGSFAHMRVITTDLAPALAAAAPTVPVYGCDLDGTPLSQLQPPVAAVVVIGSEGRGLSAAVASTLSERITIPRHGGAESLNAAVAAGIVCAHLRP
- the kynU gene encoding kynureninase: MTTPIATDDATWAPFRAEFHLPPDQIYLDGNSLGLLSRRAEAAVQTVLRDWATHGIGGWSEGGWIDLAERTAADLVPLLGASPQAIALTAQTTLNLHQLLATLFDPAHPTRRVILADPINFASDAHAIESHLRLRGLDPASHLRWIRSTDGRTLETADIVAAFTPDVQLAILPGVLYVSGQLLDLPAINAAARERGVLIGWDLSHSIGAVPHHLETEGADFAFWCTYKYLNAGPGAIGGLFLHPRHHERPPGLAGWWGVDPVHRFTLDLAHRPAPGASRLHVGTPPILSLAPLAGSLELFPLVGGIAALRARSLALTTHLLARCDDTLAALGVTIATPRDPAARGGQVALVHPAAGRLCPALRAAGVVPDYRHPDVLRLAPSPFYNTFADVDAAIDRLAEILRSQSYLDWPDPTTAAP
- a CDS encoding cyclase family protein yields the protein MSFIDITRPLRSDTPPWPGDHPVVFTAAARIAEGSAVNLGNLSLSVHNGTHADAPYHYNENGTTIDQVPLDAYVGPAQVVDVRGHATISVALLESLGAPTAPRLLLHTGAWSAPDQFPETWPLLDLDVPAWLAERGVRVIGLDAPSVDALTSKDLPRHHACDHADVLILENLLLDAASPGLYELIALPLRIAGADGSPIRAVLRPLA